A part of Aegilops tauschii subsp. strangulata cultivar AL8/78 chromosome 2, Aet v6.0, whole genome shotgun sequence genomic DNA contains:
- the LOC109743774 gene encoding 3-oxoacyl-[acyl-carrier-protein] reductase 4: MAAATAAAVSSPAVTAPLPRAASSAARRGFVSFGGAAARPSALRSDCLRAAATGFSSGVRTHVAAVEQAVVQDATELEAPVVVVTGASRGIGKAVALALGKAGCKVLVNYARSSKEAEAVSEEIEASGGQAITFGGDVSKEADVESMMKAALDKWGTIDILVNNAGITRDTLLMRMKKSQWQDVIDLNLTGVFLCTQAATKVMMKKKKGRVINIASVVGLTGNAGQANYSAAKAGVIGFTKTVAREYASRNINVNAIAPGFIASDMTAELGEELEKRILSTIPLGRYGQPEEVAGLVEFLALNPAASYITGQVLTIDGGMVM, encoded by the exons ATGGCCGCCGCCACCGCAGCCGCCGTCTCCTCCCCGGCGGTCACCGCCCCCTTGCCTCGCGCCGCCTCGTCAGCGGCGCGCCGGGGCTTCGTCTCCTTCGGCGGGGCCGCCGCCCGTCCGTCCGCGCTCCGATCCGACTGCCTCCGGGCAGCCGCCACCGGCTTCTCCTCCG GTGTGCGCACCCACGTTGCTGCTGTTGAACAAGCAGTTGTGCAAGATGCTACAGAGCTGGAAGCTCCAGTTGTTGTTGTTACGGGTGCTTCCAGAGGGATTGGAAAAGCCGTTGCATTGGCTCTTGGAAAAGCTGGTTGCAAG GTCCTAGTGAATTATGCACGATCCTCGAAAGAGGCTGAAGCAGTCTCCGAAGAG ATTGAAGCATCTGGTGGTCAGGCTATTACCTTTGGAGGAGATGTTTCTAAAGAAGCTGATGTAGAATCTATGATGAAAGCA GCTCTTGATAAATGGGGAACAATTGACATCCTGGTAAATAATGCAG GGATTACGAGGGATACATTGTTGATGAGGATGAAGAAATCTCAGTGGCAAGATGTAATTGATCTAAATCTTACTGGTGTTTTCCTCTGTACACAG GCTGCCACAAAAGTAATGATGAAGAAGAAAAAG GGAAGAGTCATCAACATAGCATCAGTTGTTGGTCTTACTGGCAATGCTGGCCAAGCTAATTACAGTGCTGCCAAGGCTGGAGTCATTGGTTTCACTAAAACAGTTGCTAGGGAATATGCAAGCAGGAATATCAAT GTGAATGCAATCGCACCTGGATTCATAGCATCAGACATGACCGCGGAACTTGGAGAGGAGCTTGAGAAGAGAATCTTGTCAACTATTCCCTTGG GGAGGTATGGCCAGCCAGAGGAAGTTGCTGGGTTGGTTGAGTTCTTGGCCCTGAATCCCGCGGCCAGCTACATCACTGGACAG GTGCTTACCATCGATGGTGGGATGGTAATGTGA